A portion of the Edaphobacter lichenicola genome contains these proteins:
- a CDS encoding chemotaxis protein CheW produces MRIAGKAKVDEIQDESDAVSLCSLYAGSEMFGIDTSKIREALGERDLQQVPMSPTFIAGVVPYRGEVLTTVNLRALLGVEAHSGRSCVLVMEDDKAAERFGLVVDAVGGVVVVSQGALEENPCTLDARGKWLFDGAYKMESGLMIRLDPQKLSPSRLSETGLFRKNANGGADASLDR; encoded by the coding sequence ATGAGAATCGCTGGCAAGGCGAAGGTCGATGAGATCCAGGATGAGAGCGACGCGGTGTCTCTCTGTTCGCTGTATGCGGGGAGCGAGATGTTCGGGATCGACACGAGCAAGATACGCGAGGCGCTGGGCGAGCGGGATCTGCAGCAGGTGCCGATGTCGCCTACCTTCATCGCGGGCGTTGTGCCTTACCGTGGCGAGGTGCTGACGACCGTAAATCTTCGAGCGCTGCTCGGAGTTGAGGCTCATTCGGGACGGAGTTGTGTGCTGGTGATGGAGGATGACAAGGCGGCGGAGCGGTTCGGCCTGGTGGTGGATGCGGTTGGCGGCGTGGTTGTGGTGAGCCAGGGCGCGTTGGAAGAAAATCCATGCACGTTGGACGCACGAGGCAAGTGGCTCTTCGATGGAGCGTACAAGATGGAGTCCGGTCTGATGATTCGACTGGATCCGCAGAAGTTGAGCCCGTCGCGGCTATCGGAGACGGGGTTATTTAGAAAAAATGCAAATGGAGGTGCAGATGCGAGCCTTGATCGTTGA
- a CDS encoding response regulator translates to MRALIVDDSSFIREYLRHLLSRMDIVCEEAVDGSDALTVLAAKESFDLMLLDVNMPVMNGLECVKALRDANLGPDMKVMMVTTEADHTFITTALDNGADEFLMKPFTPESLREKMLLLGVIAA, encoded by the coding sequence ATGCGAGCCTTGATCGTTGATGACTCCAGCTTCATCCGCGAGTACCTTCGGCACTTGCTGAGCCGAATGGACATCGTGTGCGAAGAGGCGGTAGACGGGAGTGACGCACTGACAGTGTTGGCAGCGAAGGAGTCCTTCGACCTGATGTTGCTGGACGTCAATATGCCGGTGATGAATGGGTTGGAGTGCGTCAAGGCGCTGCGTGATGCGAACCTCGGCCCGGATATGAAGGTGATGATGGTGACAACGGAGGCTGATCACACATTTATCACGACTGCGCTCGACAATGGTGCGGATGAGTTTCTGATGAAGCCGTTTACGCCGGAGAGCCTTCGGGAAAAGATGCTTCTGTTGGGTGTTATCGCCGCTTGA
- a CDS encoding protein-glutamate methylesterase/protein-glutamine glutaminase: MSTLDDRPLRILAADDSAVMRGIMWKLFQMHAEDRLSDLPRMELCGVARDGVDCLESVSRLAPDVLVLDLEMPRLNGLGVLHRLRVENPRLPVIMCSSYTEHGARSTLEALASGASDYVTKPAEQRDFASAMLSLSKQLLPRIAVLAKGFRQREATTEDKEASSAKRQASQVVEAHAKAALPIEVVVIGLSTGGPSALEQLLPKLPADFPVPMLIVQHMPKLFTGALAERLDKVCKLQVREAYDNAVIRPGTVWLAPGDAHMEIGPSNGLMEKEDESVAGRNSRVRLHQREPLNHCKPSVDYLFFSAARMFGASTMALVMTGMGADGLDGARAVHARGGTVLAQDEASSAVWGMPGKVTEAGIASATLPLGAIAEALNKRVNAGRLAKLNAVPLATSATAPHREMTDGCL; encoded by the coding sequence ATGAGTACTTTGGATGATCGGCCTCTCCGCATCCTCGCGGCGGATGACTCTGCGGTGATGCGTGGCATCATGTGGAAGCTGTTTCAGATGCATGCGGAAGACCGCTTAAGCGATTTGCCGCGTATGGAGTTGTGCGGGGTTGCGCGGGACGGGGTTGATTGCCTGGAGTCGGTCAGCCGGCTGGCGCCGGATGTTCTTGTGCTTGACCTGGAGATGCCGAGGCTGAATGGCCTAGGGGTGTTGCATCGGTTGCGTGTGGAGAATCCTCGACTACCGGTGATTATGTGCAGCTCGTACACCGAGCATGGCGCGAGATCGACCCTGGAGGCGTTGGCGAGTGGCGCTTCGGACTATGTAACCAAACCGGCGGAGCAGCGAGACTTCGCATCGGCGATGCTGTCCCTGTCAAAGCAACTGCTGCCACGAATCGCTGTGCTGGCAAAGGGTTTTCGTCAACGAGAGGCGACGACTGAGGACAAAGAGGCGTCGTCAGCAAAGAGACAGGCTTCGCAAGTGGTCGAGGCACATGCAAAGGCTGCCTTGCCTATTGAAGTCGTTGTGATCGGCTTGTCTACCGGCGGCCCTTCCGCGTTGGAACAGCTGCTGCCGAAGTTGCCAGCAGACTTTCCTGTTCCGATGTTGATTGTGCAGCATATGCCAAAGCTGTTCACCGGCGCGTTGGCGGAGCGGCTGGATAAGGTCTGCAAACTGCAGGTTCGAGAGGCCTATGACAATGCAGTGATCCGTCCGGGAACGGTCTGGCTTGCTCCGGGAGATGCACATATGGAGATAGGACCGAGCAACGGGCTGATGGAGAAGGAAGACGAGAGCGTCGCGGGGCGAAACAGTCGCGTTCGGCTGCACCAGCGAGAGCCGCTGAATCATTGCAAACCTTCGGTTGACTATCTTTTTTTCTCTGCGGCGCGGATGTTCGGGGCCTCAACGATGGCGCTGGTGATGACGGGAATGGGCGCGGATGGCCTGGATGGAGCGCGCGCCGTTCATGCGCGTGGTGGAACGGTGCTGGCGCAGGACGAGGCGAGCTCCGCAGTGTGGGGGATGCCGGGCAAGGTGACAGAGGCCGGCATAGCCAGTGCAACCCTGCCTCTCGGCGCGATTGCAGAGGCCTTGAACAAGAGGGTTAACGCAGGCAGGCTGGCGAAGTTGAACGCTGTGCCGTTAGCGACGTCGGCGACGGCACCGCATCGGGAGATGACTGATGGCTGTCTCTGA